One stretch of Eggerthella lenta DSM 2243 DNA includes these proteins:
- a CDS encoding peptidoglycan amidohydrolase family protein has translation MADEKPTVTDKASPLEMEKVKHSSLEYAVQHDGPAYRQRAVAPYKESALPELTRGEAARSVFKDRVSESVGNALGAAKGAAEGAAKGAAKGAAKGVLHSPRAALEMSAAIGLSDGNAQIADEGARAADTVANAAMTQADPRNLYREGKAVADRLPAGRARRRMARWDAKSKKALAKQDKVLDQLEHKRKRADTMRRAGMSDKSLLGRWINLRQKRLENKAGRLGAKAGRLAGTNTSGIRGKLMQLRRTKATVTNTVFGWRGVAAAGAAVGGTAVICLVGMSLLSAVIGGAATSSSGGSAEGYLAQAQRYVDDDSIGYSQSTRCHNPNMDCSSFVYYCLVDSGYCTTEQLGTHPFTTSTMAEPLLKAGFEKVEWDGKMDSLQRGDILINTEQHTEIYAGDGKDYGAHEDLDGADGDSSGDEVSLGSYWNDAWDTVLRPTGGAGVTIPEQYGNGGYSVTFYTQRGCYVNGRDTAWAAGTSQAAVHSKWALAGAKYDDDIATYNGRYLIACTTTYGRVGDKVDFTLSDGTVIKCVIADAKNPNDQGCNKWGHSNGQNVIEFEVERSRFYRSGNPGSSSWKAEWGGKRVCSSVNSGSIL, from the coding sequence ATGGCAGACGAGAAGCCCACCGTCACCGACAAGGCGAGCCCGCTAGAGATGGAGAAGGTCAAGCACTCCTCCCTCGAGTATGCCGTGCAGCACGACGGCCCCGCATACAGGCAGCGGGCCGTCGCGCCCTACAAGGAATCGGCCCTCCCCGAGCTCACGCGCGGGGAGGCCGCAAGGTCCGTGTTCAAGGACCGCGTCAGCGAGTCCGTCGGCAACGCCCTCGGCGCGGCGAAGGGAGCCGCCGAGGGCGCGGCGAAAGGCGCAGCCAAAGGGGCCGCGAAGGGCGTCCTGCACAGCCCCCGCGCGGCGCTGGAGATGAGCGCGGCCATCGGCCTTTCCGACGGCAACGCCCAGATCGCCGACGAGGGGGCGCGCGCCGCCGACACCGTCGCCAACGCGGCGATGACCCAGGCCGACCCGCGCAACCTGTACCGCGAGGGAAAGGCCGTCGCCGACAGGCTGCCGGCGGGACGGGCCCGCAGGCGCATGGCCCGCTGGGACGCGAAATCGAAGAAGGCCCTCGCCAAGCAGGACAAGGTGCTCGACCAGCTGGAGCACAAGAGGAAGCGCGCCGACACCATGCGACGCGCCGGGATGTCAGACAAGTCCCTGCTCGGGCGCTGGATCAACCTCAGGCAGAAGCGGCTCGAGAACAAGGCGGGACGGCTCGGCGCCAAGGCGGGCCGGCTCGCCGGGACGAACACCTCCGGCATCCGCGGCAAGCTCATGCAGCTGCGCCGCACCAAGGCGACCGTCACGAACACCGTCTTCGGCTGGCGCGGCGTGGCCGCGGCGGGCGCCGCGGTGGGCGGCACCGCGGTTATCTGCCTAGTCGGGATGTCGCTGCTCAGCGCGGTCATCGGCGGTGCCGCCACATCTTCTTCCGGCGGCAGCGCCGAGGGCTACCTGGCCCAGGCGCAGCGATACGTCGACGACGACTCCATCGGGTACTCGCAGTCCACGCGTTGCCACAACCCCAACATGGACTGCTCGTCGTTCGTCTACTACTGCCTCGTCGATTCGGGCTACTGCACGACCGAGCAGCTGGGTACGCACCCGTTCACCACCTCCACCATGGCGGAACCTCTGCTCAAGGCGGGCTTCGAGAAGGTCGAGTGGGACGGGAAGATGGACTCCCTGCAACGCGGCGACATCCTCATCAACACCGAGCAGCACACGGAGATCTATGCCGGCGACGGCAAGGACTACGGCGCGCACGAAGACCTCGACGGCGCCGACGGCGACTCGTCGGGAGACGAGGTATCGCTGGGGTCCTACTGGAACGACGCCTGGGACACGGTCCTGCGTCCCACCGGAGGGGCGGGCGTCACCATTCCCGAGCAGTACGGCAACGGCGGGTACTCCGTCACCTTCTACACCCAGCGCGGCTGCTACGTCAACGGCCGTGACACCGCATGGGCGGCCGGGACGTCGCAGGCGGCCGTCCACTCCAAGTGGGCGCTCGCCGGCGCGAAGTACGACGACGATATCGCGACATACAACGGGCGCTACCTGATCGCCTGCACGACGACGTACGGCCGCGTCGGCGACAAGGTGGACTTCACCCTGTCGGACGGCACCGTGATCAAGTGCGTCATCGCCGACGCGAAGAACCCCAACGACCAGGGATGCAACAAGTGGGGGCACTCGAACGGCCAGAACGTCATCGAGTTCGAGGTGGAGAGGTCGCGCTTCTACAGGAGCGGCAACCCCGGCAGCTCGAGCTGGAAGGCCGAATGGGGCGGCAAGCGCGTCTGCTCGTCCGTCAACAGCGGCAGCATCCTCTAG
- a CDS encoding VirB4-like conjugal transfer ATPase, CD1110 family, with amino-acid sequence MICPNCNCELVDGTAVCPYCGTPLAAPAPSATATATMPAIQSAPPAAPAPSPAYRAEDIPVSAAPQPAARGAHEQVSQVSQSPEPPFAYGREEAAESPASPARDPYEDYYRQAPARPSAQPYREPAPQPARDPYEDYYRPTPGRGGQGPAARDPDGEPAASGESDAYAYGKNAYADTSRDPYEDYCRQSQTPARPSAPSYREPAPQPARDPYNDYRDAGRADDADGRGQRGQREESREDVRAEGRDARRQQKLNAKAAKARKRRERAAEKAGKKKGMKRLLPTEDYPGTLVLRADKCTQDALGYELLCEDGTVKLQQGVYSRVVEFQDASFQAARESEQREIYENWSELLNTFDNTVHLQVKILCRVIDRDAFREDTFLPPVEGDYAGNRFRRDINQIIESKVAETQQNVERRRLFIVTVEAPTCEQASPLLARATEQVMRSLKNMGVNSEEVRGNELLRIIDSITNPRDPRGFVSFEDLKVTDERGVSAIQLGYTTKDLVAPADLTKIDDTHISWNGVTGQALYLQKWAGSVRSDMISSLAELPINQVITLDMTSWEQSRAIETIESMNTDLKVQKSDYVLKHSQTMYITDEMLPTNLQDAMENARDLRDDLVSRDQKMWSLTCTTMTWADSLEDCDENSGAIQDVFRRFTCRAVPLVKLQRQGFAAMLPTGRCDIPYVRNLTTAPLAALVPFTSVELMERGGMWMGQNQTSKNFIFYNRRDAVAPNGFILGKPGRGKSVTAKNTILWTLLTDPTAEVIVLDPEREYINVAREMDGEVVQISGDSHTYINPFDLELVEGEQPLAMKVDAIMSMVEMMAKNLSPMQKTLVDRCVSRIYDRYFATHDQRDIPTLIDFYNMLNQQPEPEGRMLAVTIERYVTGQASLFNHPTNVNTHKRFVVYDIRDCADNMKGLALLILLDQTWNRIVRNRERHVRTWVFIDEMQLLFENDYAISYFDQLWTRSRKYGAIPTGITQNIERIINNEKSRLMLANSDFLVLLGQSASDAAALGEVIKLSERQVAMMRNAGPGEGLLVAGGKIIPFENRIPTDSAIYRMVTTKLDDLIQYSNEDGRGDGARRG; translated from the coding sequence ATGATCTGCCCCAACTGCAACTGCGAGCTCGTGGACGGCACCGCGGTGTGCCCCTACTGCGGCACGCCCTTGGCCGCGCCCGCGCCGTCTGCCACCGCCACCGCGACCATGCCCGCCATCCAGTCCGCGCCGCCCGCGGCGCCTGCGCCCTCGCCGGCATACCGAGCTGAGGACATCCCCGTGTCCGCGGCCCCGCAGCCGGCCGCCCGCGGGGCCCACGAGCAGGTCTCACAGGTCTCACAGAGCCCGGAGCCGCCGTTCGCATACGGCCGCGAGGAGGCCGCCGAATCCCCGGCATCCCCCGCCCGCGACCCCTACGAGGACTACTACCGCCAGGCCCCGGCACGCCCGAGCGCGCAGCCATACCGCGAGCCTGCGCCCCAACCGGCCCGCGACCCATATGAGGACTACTACCGCCCCACCCCGGGCCGTGGCGGGCAGGGCCCTGCCGCCCGCGACCCCGACGGGGAGCCCGCCGCATCCGGCGAGTCCGACGCCTACGCCTACGGGAAGAACGCATATGCGGACACCTCGCGCGACCCCTACGAGGACTACTGCCGCCAGAGCCAGACCCCGGCGCGCCCGAGCGCACCGTCATACCGCGAGCCTGCGCCCCAGCCGGCCCGCGACCCCTACAATGACTACCGCGACGCGGGCCGCGCAGATGACGCGGACGGCCGCGGACAGCGCGGGCAGCGCGAGGAGAGCCGCGAGGACGTCCGCGCCGAGGGCCGCGACGCCCGCCGCCAGCAGAAGCTCAACGCGAAGGCCGCGAAAGCCCGAAAGCGCCGCGAGCGCGCCGCGGAGAAGGCGGGAAAGAAGAAGGGCATGAAGCGCCTTCTGCCGACCGAGGACTACCCTGGCACCCTCGTCCTGCGCGCGGACAAGTGCACGCAGGACGCGCTCGGCTATGAGCTCCTGTGCGAGGACGGCACCGTCAAGCTCCAGCAGGGCGTCTACAGCCGCGTCGTGGAGTTCCAGGACGCCAGCTTCCAGGCGGCGCGCGAGTCCGAGCAGCGCGAGATCTACGAGAACTGGTCCGAACTTCTCAACACGTTCGACAACACCGTGCACCTCCAGGTCAAGATCCTGTGCCGCGTCATCGACCGAGACGCGTTCCGCGAGGACACCTTCCTGCCGCCCGTCGAGGGCGACTACGCCGGCAACCGCTTCCGCCGCGACATCAACCAGATCATCGAGAGCAAGGTCGCCGAGACGCAGCAGAACGTCGAGAGGCGCCGGCTGTTCATCGTGACCGTCGAGGCGCCGACCTGCGAGCAGGCGTCCCCGCTGCTCGCCCGCGCGACCGAGCAGGTCATGCGCTCGCTCAAGAACATGGGGGTCAACTCGGAGGAGGTCCGCGGAAACGAGCTTCTGCGCATCATCGACTCGATCACCAACCCGCGCGACCCGCGCGGCTTCGTCTCGTTCGAGGACCTGAAGGTCACCGACGAGCGCGGCGTGAGCGCCATCCAGCTCGGCTACACCACCAAGGACCTCGTCGCGCCCGCCGACCTCACCAAGATCGACGACACCCATATCTCATGGAACGGCGTCACGGGCCAGGCGCTCTACCTCCAGAAATGGGCGGGCTCGGTGCGCTCCGACATGATCTCGAGCCTGGCGGAGCTGCCCATCAACCAGGTGATCACGCTCGACATGACGAGCTGGGAGCAGTCGCGCGCCATCGAGACCATCGAGTCGATGAACACCGATCTCAAGGTGCAGAAGTCCGACTACGTGCTCAAGCACTCCCAGACCATGTACATCACCGACGAGATGCTGCCGACCAACCTCCAGGACGCCATGGAGAACGCCCGCGACCTGCGCGACGACCTCGTGAGCCGCGACCAGAAGATGTGGTCGCTCACCTGCACCACCATGACCTGGGCGGACTCGCTCGAGGACTGCGACGAGAACTCCGGGGCCATCCAGGACGTGTTCCGCCGATTCACCTGCCGCGCAGTGCCCCTCGTGAAGCTCCAGCGACAGGGTTTCGCCGCGATGCTGCCCACGGGCCGCTGCGACATCCCCTACGTACGCAACCTCACGACCGCCCCGCTCGCGGCGCTCGTGCCGTTCACGTCGGTCGAGCTCATGGAGCGCGGCGGCATGTGGATGGGCCAGAACCAGACGTCCAAGAACTTCATCTTCTACAACCGCCGCGACGCCGTCGCGCCCAACGGCTTCATCCTGGGCAAGCCGGGCCGCGGCAAGTCGGTGACGGCCAAGAACACGATCCTGTGGACGCTTCTCACCGACCCCACCGCCGAGGTCATCGTGCTCGACCCCGAGCGTGAGTACATCAACGTCGCGCGCGAGATGGACGGCGAGGTCGTCCAGATCTCCGGAGACTCGCATACCTATATCAACCCGTTCGATCTCGAGCTCGTGGAGGGCGAACAGCCGCTCGCGATGAAGGTCGACGCCATCATGTCGATGGTCGAGATGATGGCCAAGAACCTCTCGCCGATGCAGAAGACCCTCGTGGACCGCTGCGTCTCGCGCATCTACGACCGCTACTTCGCCACCCACGACCAGCGCGACATCCCCACGCTGATCGACTTCTACAACATGCTCAACCAGCAGCCCGAGCCCGAGGGACGCATGCTCGCCGTCACCATCGAGCGCTACGTCACCGGCCAGGCCTCGCTGTTCAACCACCCGACCAACGTGAACACGCACAAGCGCTTCGTCGTCTACGACATCCGCGACTGCGCCGACAACATGAAGGGCCTGGCGCTGCTGATCCTGCTCGACCAGACGTGGAACCGCATCGTGCGCAACCGCGAGCGCCACGTCCGCACCTGGGTGTTCATCGACGAGATGCAGCTGCTCTTCGAGAACGACTACGCGATCTCGTACTTCGACCAGCTCTGGACCCGCTCGCGCAAGTACGGCGCCATCCCGACCGGCATCACGCAGAACATCGAGCGCATCATCAACAACGAGAAGAGCCGCCTGATGCTGGCTAACTCCGACTTCCTGGTGCTGCTCGGCCAGTCCGCATCGGACGCCGCGGCGCTGGGCGAGGTCATCAAGCTCTCCGAGCGCCAGGTCGCGATGATGCGCAACGCCGGGCCCGGAGAGGGCCTGCTGGTCGCCGGCGGCAAGATCATCCCGTTCGAGAACCGCATCCCGACGGACTCGGCCATCTACCGCATGGTCACCACCAAGCTCGACGACCTGATCCAGTACTCCAACGAGGACGGGCGCGGCGACGGCGCCCGCCGCGGGTAG
- a CDS encoding PrgI family protein: MVEIILRKDIQDYEARPLFGFTYRQVATGAAIAITAAGMGLAISSFTEINTLWLMLIMSVCGAIGLVGLGRIHDLKFEQWFAIWKADRDWPKVALFAAPTLSPHGDRASAKAKAGKRPKKETKAEKAAALEADAEAEA; this comes from the coding sequence ATGGTAGAGATCATCCTGCGCAAGGACATCCAGGACTACGAGGCCAGGCCGCTGTTCGGCTTCACGTACCGCCAGGTCGCGACCGGAGCGGCCATCGCGATCACCGCCGCCGGCATGGGGCTGGCGATCTCGTCGTTCACCGAGATCAACACGCTGTGGCTGATGCTGATCATGTCCGTCTGCGGCGCGATCGGGCTCGTCGGCCTCGGGCGCATCCACGACCTCAAGTTCGAGCAGTGGTTCGCCATCTGGAAGGCCGACCGCGACTGGCCGAAGGTCGCCCTGTTCGCCGCGCCGACGCTCTCGCCGCACGGCGACCGCGCCTCCGCCAAGGCGAAAGCCGGCAAGAGGCCCAAGAAGGAGACCAAAGCGGAGAAGGCGGCGGCGCTGGAGGCCGACGCCGAGGCCGAGGCATAG
- a CDS encoding VirD4-like conjugal transfer protein, CD1115 family, producing MRTLKGFLYLILGGTLCGWMFNRIAAWFIDNPLTVGSNHTVAEWAVILQDPFYLDSRTMPFFFLAFGAIALVAMTKYDWTGEREEQKKLRGEEYGNQRWARDDEMQQFAHTSTVKRVPIRIPQRTADAMRFARNNPKDFIKAKLGMTNKVANPKPDYVEKIEDDNIILSERAELQMSKIPDPALERNKHVYVLGGSGSGKTFNFVGPNLLQLNSSIVTTDPKGDTLKQYGNFFLRHGYKLKAVNTKPDQINQSMHYNPLLYLQDSTSIMQIVNLLVENTSGNAEAEKEDFFVKAERQLYMALMGYLFYFYADQPQYQTFPQMLDLLQLAGKDNPSQTKTPLDIIMLGTTAEDGFQGFEEWIVANHGGDEAAAQASEEYFVIKQYKGFKSTSESPETEASVIASCNVRLAPFAVSAVREFFSEDELELEMIGEERTAFFLVMSDTDKTFNFILAMLLYQLFDVNTAIADRNPGSHCKIPINCILDELANIGRIPDLDVKIATLRSRWIYITAILQSVTQLKKMYKDNADIIEGNCDTTLFLGRCDLETNKKISERLGKFTATVRNRSESHGRQGSWSESENKIGKELMAAADLGNNPEKFGGDDCIVFVKNAFPFLDKKYRTIDHPRYHELREVGEFNLDDWNWDRKCERERAHRAEVEEMRWRIEEARSFFDPEFFM from the coding sequence ATGCGCACCCTCAAGGGATTTCTGTACCTCATCCTCGGCGGCACGCTCTGCGGCTGGATGTTCAACCGAATCGCCGCATGGTTCATCGACAACCCGCTCACCGTCGGCTCCAACCACACCGTCGCCGAGTGGGCCGTGATCCTGCAAGACCCGTTCTACCTCGACTCCCGCACGATGCCGTTCTTCTTTCTGGCCTTCGGCGCCATCGCGCTGGTGGCCATGACAAAATACGACTGGACCGGCGAGCGCGAGGAGCAGAAGAAGCTCCGCGGCGAGGAGTACGGCAACCAGCGCTGGGCGCGCGACGACGAGATGCAGCAGTTCGCGCACACCTCGACCGTGAAGCGCGTGCCCATCCGCATCCCGCAGCGCACCGCCGACGCGATGCGCTTCGCCCGCAACAACCCGAAGGACTTCATCAAGGCCAAGCTCGGCATGACCAACAAGGTCGCCAACCCCAAGCCCGACTACGTCGAGAAGATCGAGGACGACAACATCATCCTGTCCGAGCGCGCCGAGCTCCAGATGTCGAAGATCCCCGACCCGGCGCTCGAGCGCAACAAGCACGTCTACGTGCTCGGCGGCTCCGGCTCGGGCAAGACCTTCAACTTCGTCGGCCCCAACCTTCTCCAGCTCAACAGCTCGATCGTGACGACCGACCCCAAGGGCGACACGCTCAAGCAGTACGGCAACTTCTTCCTGCGCCACGGCTACAAGCTCAAGGCTGTCAACACCAAGCCCGACCAGATCAACCAATCGATGCACTACAACCCGCTGCTCTACCTCCAGGACTCCACGTCGATCATGCAGATCGTCAACCTGCTGGTGGAGAACACGTCGGGCAACGCGGAGGCCGAGAAGGAGGACTTCTTCGTCAAGGCCGAGAGGCAGCTGTACATGGCGCTGATGGGCTACCTCTTCTACTTCTACGCGGACCAGCCGCAGTACCAGACGTTCCCGCAGATGCTCGACCTGCTCCAGCTCGCCGGCAAGGACAACCCCAGCCAGACCAAGACCCCGCTGGACATCATCATGCTCGGCACGACCGCCGAGGACGGCTTCCAGGGCTTCGAGGAATGGATCGTCGCCAACCACGGCGGCGACGAGGCGGCCGCGCAGGCCTCCGAGGAGTACTTCGTCATCAAGCAGTACAAGGGCTTCAAGTCGACCTCCGAATCGCCGGAGACCGAGGCCTCGGTCATCGCGTCGTGCAACGTCCGCCTGGCGCCGTTCGCCGTCTCCGCGGTCCGCGAGTTCTTCAGCGAGGACGAGCTGGAGCTCGAGATGATCGGCGAGGAGCGCACGGCGTTCTTCCTGGTCATGTCCGACACCGACAAGACGTTCAACTTCATCCTGGCGATGCTGCTCTACCAGCTGTTCGACGTCAACACTGCCATCGCCGACAGGAACCCCGGCTCGCACTGCAAGATCCCGATCAACTGCATCCTCGACGAGCTCGCCAACATCGGCCGCATCCCCGACCTCGACGTCAAGATCGCGACCCTGCGCTCGCGCTGGATCTACATCACGGCCATCCTGCAATCGGTCACGCAGCTCAAGAAGATGTACAAGGACAACGCCGACATCATCGAGGGCAACTGCGACACGACGCTGTTCCTCGGCCGCTGCGACCTCGAGACCAACAAGAAGATCTCCGAGCGCCTGGGCAAGTTCACCGCCACCGTCCGCAACCGCAGCGAGTCGCACGGCCGGCAGGGATCGTGGTCCGAGAGCGAGAACAAGATCGGCAAGGAGCTCATGGCCGCCGCCGACCTCGGCAACAACCCCGAGAAGTTCGGCGGCGACGACTGCATCGTCTTCGTGAAGAACGCCTTCCCGTTCCTCGACAAGAAGTACAGGACGATCGACCACCCGCGCTACCACGAGCTGCGCGAGGTCGGCGAGTTCAACCTGGACGACTGGAACTGGGACCGCAAGTGCGAGCGCGAGCGCGCGCACCGCGCCGAGGTCGAGGAGATGCGCTGGCGCATCGAGGAGGCCCGTTCGTTCTTCGACCCCGAGTTCTTCATGTAG
- a CDS encoding helix-turn-helix domain-containing protein, protein MSSVIEDLAALPRFLTVKETCAFLGVSASTVKRFVKSGDLRQWTPERGHRKITRDSVARLVGVDPACIPNRRKSTE, encoded by the coding sequence ATGAGCTCAGTCATCGAGGACCTGGCGGCTCTGCCGAGGTTCCTGACCGTCAAGGAGACGTGCGCCTTCCTGGGCGTCAGCGCGTCGACCGTCAAGAGGTTCGTCAAGTCGGGGGACCTCAGGCAATGGACCCCCGAGCGGGGGCACCGCAAGATAACGCGCGACTCCGTCGCCAGGCTCGTCGGGGTCGATCCCGCCTGCATCCCGAACAGGCGGAAATCGACTGAATAG
- a CDS encoding helix-turn-helix domain-containing protein, translating to MRSRVPEKSELAAQLKRYRYDAGLKGDEAGAVIGKKATTVYKYEAGTLWVSPGDLRALLNEYGVNMVTAFTEVGDPRAGGRKKDESALRWRKMRAYYDMMGPAKQRTLLDVARAMAEDF from the coding sequence ATGAGGTCGAGGGTTCCGGAGAAGTCCGAGCTGGCGGCGCAGCTCAAGCGCTACCGCTACGATGCGGGGCTGAAGGGCGATGAGGCGGGAGCGGTCATCGGCAAGAAGGCCACGACGGTGTACAAGTACGAGGCCGGGACCCTGTGGGTGTCGCCGGGGGACCTGCGGGCGCTGCTCAACGAGTACGGCGTGAACATGGTCACGGCCTTCACCGAGGTCGGCGACCCGAGGGCGGGCGGCAGGAAGAAGGACGAGTCGGCCCTGCGCTGGCGCAAGATGCGCGCCTACTACGACATGATGGGCCCGGCCAAGCAGAGGACCCTGCTCGACGTCGCGAGGGCGATGGCCGAGGACTTCTGA
- a CDS encoding tyrosine-type recombinase/integrase, with translation MHYERVSLARRGGSWRMSYRAVYDAERKGDRKWATIGAAASRAEAEHLAAEYLYNLPRDPEDERRAEAIEATEGRMPTVGELRRDDIDHALAVGAIEKSTHAGYCRHVRLLGDLGEIPVDRVTAQDVQLYVDSLVEDGYCSETVNHMLWTVRDTLELASFRMLRPPLDLRRIRAPKHDRPLPRALSAEEKNALLAALPCIRGPLDAIVRLALFAGLRCGEICALRWANVDLNRRTVRITSAIGTLPSSNGYLKGPKSPAGVRALPIADGLMEGLERRRAEQEARCRDAGVPFTDDIFVVGDIDGAFMVPRYANQLFRTFVRTFGIGGGKCGLHRLRHTFATELIMSGVNPKTVSNWLGHTDPSFTLRIYVSSSPENLRASVDAVNEVMALPEGYDGQGSELPARIRGQEKKEPEEEPLPDAEAMRTVKIISWESLACG, from the coding sequence ATGCATTACGAAAGGGTCTCCCTCGCCCGCCGCGGCGGTTCATGGAGGATGAGCTACCGCGCGGTCTACGATGCCGAGCGCAAGGGCGATCGCAAGTGGGCCACGATCGGGGCGGCGGCGAGCCGCGCGGAAGCCGAGCACCTAGCGGCCGAATACCTCTACAACCTCCCCCGCGACCCGGAAGACGAGCGGCGGGCCGAAGCCATCGAGGCGACGGAGGGCCGCATGCCCACGGTCGGCGAGCTCAGGCGGGACGACATCGACCATGCGCTCGCCGTCGGCGCCATCGAGAAGTCGACGCATGCCGGCTATTGCCGCCACGTCAGGCTCCTGGGCGACCTGGGGGAGATTCCCGTGGACAGGGTCACCGCCCAGGACGTGCAGCTCTACGTCGACTCGCTCGTCGAGGACGGGTACTGCTCCGAGACCGTGAACCATATGCTCTGGACGGTCAGGGACACCCTAGAGCTCGCCAGCTTCCGAATGCTCCGGCCCCCGCTCGACCTGCGCAGGATCCGCGCGCCCAAGCACGACCGCCCGCTCCCCCGCGCGCTCTCCGCCGAAGAGAAGAACGCGCTGCTCGCCGCCCTCCCGTGCATCCGCGGCCCGCTCGACGCGATAGTGCGGCTCGCCCTGTTCGCGGGCCTCAGATGCGGGGAGATCTGCGCCCTGCGCTGGGCGAACGTCGATCTCAACCGCCGCACGGTGCGCATCACCAGCGCCATCGGCACCCTGCCCTCCTCCAACGGCTACCTCAAGGGGCCGAAGAGCCCGGCCGGCGTGAGGGCGCTGCCCATCGCGGACGGGCTCATGGAGGGGCTGGAGCGCCGACGGGCGGAGCAGGAGGCCCGCTGCCGCGACGCCGGCGTCCCGTTCACGGACGACATCTTCGTCGTCGGCGACATCGACGGCGCGTTCATGGTGCCGAGATACGCCAACCAGCTGTTCAGGACGTTCGTCCGGACGTTCGGCATAGGCGGCGGGAAGTGCGGCCTGCACCGCCTGCGGCACACCTTCGCCACCGAGCTCATCATGTCCGGGGTCAACCCGAAGACCGTGTCCAACTGGCTCGGGCACACGGACCCCTCCTTCACGCTGAGGATCTACGTGAGCTCCAGCCCGGAGAACCTGCGCGCGAGCGTCGACGCCGTCAACGAGGTCATGGCGCTGCCGGAAGGCTACGACGGGCAGGGCTCCGAGCTGCCGGCGCGCATCCGGGGTCAGGAAAAGAAGGAGCCGGAAGAAGAGCCCCTGCCCGATGCCGAGGCGATGCGGACGGTGAAGATCATCTCCTGGGAATCGCTCGCGTGCGGCTAG
- a CDS encoding site-specific integrase: MWEVDIIDASRKRLRRRFRAESADGARAAALASLPGPKACTLAEALDRYFEILTAKGAARKTVANYRKECRALGAIAGCAVDSISPAAAAAALESAESRGVSRVRCYRLKTICAAAGRHALAEGLCASNPFSEVPFDVPRPPRKKRPIPPAGLKAARALAACGSGHSAAAIGLALGCGLKPGEICGILADDLDAERMTVTVRGIWRESIGEPNFFVAYPEPSVTRLPAWLGDAPRSWAASAGSRLLLEKNGRRRDVEHLRSDANELLRIVGAGCTLYGLRLAHDEGED; encoded by the coding sequence GTGTGGGAGGTTGACATCATCGACGCGTCGCGCAAGAGGCTGCGAAGGAGGTTCCGGGCGGAAAGCGCGGACGGGGCGCGCGCCGCGGCGCTCGCGTCCCTGCCGGGGCCGAAGGCGTGCACGCTCGCCGAGGCGCTGGACCGCTACTTCGAGATCCTGACGGCCAAGGGGGCCGCCAGGAAAACCGTCGCGAACTATCGAAAGGAATGCAGGGCCCTCGGGGCGATAGCGGGCTGCGCCGTCGACTCGATAAGCCCCGCCGCGGCGGCGGCCGCGCTCGAGTCGGCCGAGTCCCGCGGCGTCTCGCGCGTGCGCTGCTACCGGCTCAAGACCATCTGCGCCGCCGCGGGCAGACATGCGCTCGCCGAAGGGCTGTGCGCCTCCAACCCGTTCTCCGAGGTCCCGTTCGACGTTCCCCGGCCGCCCAGGAAGAAGCGCCCGATCCCCCCGGCGGGCCTCAAGGCCGCGCGGGCCCTCGCCGCATGCGGATCGGGGCATTCCGCCGCGGCCATCGGCCTCGCCCTCGGATGCGGCCTCAAGCCCGGCGAGATCTGCGGGATACTCGCCGACGACCTCGATGCGGAGCGCATGACCGTCACCGTCCGCGGGATCTGGCGGGAGAGCATCGGCGAGCCGAACTTCTTCGTCGCATATCCCGAGCCCTCCGTGACGCGGCTGCCGGCATGGCTCGGCGACGCGCCGCGCTCCTGGGCCGCCTCGGCCGGATCCAGGCTGCTGCTCGAGAAGAACGGCCGCCGCCGCGACGTGGAACACCTCAGGAGCGACGCGAACGAGCTGCTGCGCATCGTTGGCGCCGGATGCACGCTCTACGGGCTCAGGCTCGCCCATGATGAAGGGGAGGATTGA